The sequence below is a genomic window from Betaproteobacteria bacterium.
GCACAACGGGTTGCTTGGACTGCGGTGATACAACCTCATCGCGCATGCTGATCCGCACGTGGTCAGGCCTAATCTCAGACGACAACACGCCTTGCTTACCCAGTAATGCACCGAGCGTGCGCAATACCTCGGGGGTCTTGTACAAGGTGCCATGGTCTCCGCCTACCGCAAGCTGTTGCATTCCGGCGATGGACGCGCTCCAACTCGGAACCGTCCCATCCCCGCCGTCAGCTATGTCCACGCCTTCAGGTCTGGGGCCGTTGACATAGGCCCTCCCGTTTCCATCCTTGAACGCAAAATTGCCTTGCACGTTGCAAATGGTGTTTTGCCTCGTACCGATGAAGCAGAAATACACAATGCCCTTGGGCTTCTTCGTTGTATCCAAGGCCGAGTGAAACGCTTCTGCCGAAGCAAGATTCTTGGCGTTCAGACCTAGCACCTTCGCAGTGTCATCCTCGTAGAGGTTTGCTGGCTCAAGCCTCGCCTCCGGATCCGTGTTCCAAAGGTAAGGTTCGCTCTTCGGAGGCATCAGCTGATAGAGCGCAGGGAAGTCATCCTTATCAGCGATCTGCTTTACCTGCTGTGCGTTCAGAAAGAGACGTTTGATTTGCCCCATCGCGGCGCATAGCGCCAAAGGTGCTCCCCGATGAGGCGTGCCGATGGTAATCAACCGACGAACCTGCTCAAATCCCTGGCAGTTCGCTTCGGTGTAGATGCCAGACTCAAGGAAGTAGCGGCCTACTAAGCCTCCCATCGAATGCGCGACGATGTTGATAACGACGTCGACACCATGATCGACGCGCAGCTTCTTGACGTGCTCAGCTAGGAGCTCAGCAGCCAGCCTGTTGTCCTTTCGCCAGTCGTATGGGCAGACGATCAGCGTCGCTGGGGTGGCTTTTTCGTCAAATCCGCACTGCTTGAAAGCTGCAATCAGGCTGGCGTATTGGTTGGCGATGGAAACCGAGCGAATGATGTCTCCGACCCGCAGGTTCGGGTTCAGTAGTTGCCCCATCTTCTGGTACGGGAACAGCAACTCAGCCGGAGTGCCAGGCCAGATGATGTCATTTTCGAGGTAGAGCTGCGATCCCATGATGCCGGGAACGAAAACGACAGTTTCAGCCACGTTGTGTCTCCTTCATGCGTGCAAGTGCCATGATCAGGCTCTTCGCGCTCTTCGCCTCATCCTGATCCTTGAAGCACTTCAAGCACTCAGCGTCGATATGCATTCCTCGAATACTCTCGACCAGGTCTGCGCGGTTGGCGTCGAAGTCAAAAATGCACCCACGCGTCTCGTCGTGGTATTTCATGTCGTTTCGAAGAGCGAGAACCTGGGCTGCTATCAGCATCCCCACAGCCGCCTCGTACGGCTTGCCAGCGCGTGCGGCGTACTCTCGAAGGTCGAAAGTGGAGATCACCGATGCCTTGTCTCTCCCAACCGAGAAGTAATTCCAGCACGGCCCGTCTTCGTCCTCAAAGGCAATCATCGCTGGCGTCAGACCAACGATTTGATCAAGCTTGTTCTGCACTCGAACCGACTCAGCAAAATAGAAGAACTCGTCGGCAAGCATGTTGCGAAACAAGTCACTGGATTCCTTCTTTTTTAGCGGCCGGCCGAGCAGCGTCACCGCCCATTTTTCAAGCGGTTCCTTCGTCTTGATGAGTCCGGCTGGCACTGAAGTTTGAATCTCAAGGAAGACCAAAGAGTCTTGGCTCTCATTCATCACCTTCAAGAGCTTTGGTAGCCTAGAAACCCAGGAGCCCAGATCAAGCACTCCCACAGTCGACGCAACGTTTCCATTCGCTGCCCGCTCGATAACCTTGACTACGCCCGCTGGGAGTACAGCAGGTGTCGCGGTCACGGACTTGGTCTTACGTTGCTTGACTGGCTTGGCTCTGGATAAAGTATCCACGGTGCTCGATTTCGAGACCAGCGCCTCCATCAGGCCTGGAGGGATCCGATCTATTGCTAACGTCTTCGACTGCCGCTTCAGCGCAGCGCTCACGGACGATTCCGCAATCTTGCGCGAAGCAGTCAACTGGACTGGGCGGTTGACGATGCTAAACGGATTCTTTGGCTTCATCATACTTCTCCCCGCGGCGTAAACAGTTGTGCGCCCCCTGGCAATCTGTATAGAGCCGGAATTCCCCACTCGACCACCGCACTGTTCAATGGGATGGTCTTCCGCAGTTCATCCTGCAGTGCCACGCGCCCAGACATTACAGCCGCATCGATATTTCCGTCCCGAAGGAGCCTCTGGTAAAGAGCACCAACGAACGGAGCGACCGACTTGGTCGGAATCGAGGTTTGGTTGGCTACCACCGCGAGAATTCCACTGCTTATCAGTGCATTGGCGACCGGACCAAAGTCATCCCTGATGTCGCCAGCCCCGCTTAGGCAAGCGCTAAGGATCACCAGGCGCAAGTTCTGACCTGACAGCGCTGATGCGACCTGCCTGGCGGTCATGAAGTCTGACTTCTTCGTCGCGACATCGACGAGAACCAGCCGTCCTTCTCCTCCAACAATGCATCCATGGCCGAGAAAATGGAAGACGTCGTAGGACTGTTCTTCCAGCGCTTTGCGAAGTGCCCGGCTCGTTGCCCCAGGTATGACTTTGAGCGTTGCCAAGCCCTCCGTTTGAGCCTCGAATGCCCTGCGGATGGATGATTCGACGTCATGCCACGTGACCCCCGCCTGGTCTATGGGGTCCGCGACCGCTAGCAAGACCTTCAACTTTTTCAGCGACTTCGCCGGCGCCGGATCCGCTGGCGCGCAAATAGGAAGTACACGAACAACACAGCGGTCACGGTGGGGCACAGCCAACCTGTCGTGGGGTCGGATGAACTCCCAAGGGATGCGTTGAACCTTCGGATCGTCTGTCGCAATCTGGATGCTGAAGTTCACTGTCGGAACGCGGTTGTAGAGGCGAAGGACCTCACCCTGAAAGATGTGGTCAAAGAGGCGCGTGCCGATGTCATCGAGCTCGGCTACCGTTGGACGCGCGCCCCCAAGTGCCACTTGCTCGATGCGTTCCGTAAAATCGATGAACTCCTGAAGCTCAGCATGAGCTAAATCTAGCTTGGTAACAGCGGTATCGGGCCCACGACGAGCAACAACCAGCGCTTGGTCGGCAACAAAACCATTTAGTAAGAACAGATCCATACGCTCCAATCGTTGCTTCGGGCGCACCTCGCTGGCGCGGTTATTGAGCTTGGTACTGACGAATGCAGATGCTGTATGGCCCAGGCGATTATGCTAAAGCCGTCTCGCTCAAGGCACATGCAGCATCGACAACTGCGGATGGTTCGAAAAGTCTTCCTTGGCTGTTCTAAGCAAGCTGCCGAAGTTGATACTCCTACCTCCGCCGCCCTGTTTTAGCGTGCGAAGCGCTGCATGCCAAGCAGCCTGACCGGTGGGGCGAAACTGGAGGCGGGACAAGTCACCGCCTGCGCGGCTCCACACTTCCTGGTCCCGCGGTCCAAATGGGTAGAGGTCGACTAGGAGCTTCTCTAACACTAACCAAGAATCCTCCTCTTGCACCGTTGGCGTTGTTTCGGGACTGTTCGGCGACTTCTTCCCGCCTTGACTCAGAGCGACAGCGAAGTTCCCTTCAAGGTTGTCAGCCTTAAAAATTGGGTGCTGGTCGTCTGGGATTAGTTTGGGCACCTCTTCGGAGACGTAGTTAAACAGGTCAAAGACCTTGATGAAGCCGCTGGCGCTCTTGTCGGCGGCCCCACGGAGACCCGCAAGCAGTGCAGTCGAAAAAACGCTGTTCCTCGCCCCGTTAAACACGGCGGACTCTTCGTCAGCACGACACGATGCCATCAGCGCACGCCCGCTTCCAACTGCCAGCTTCGCGAAGGTGTTTGGGCTATAGCCAGATTTGAGATTGTGGCCCTTGCCATCGGACAAACTCTTCGAGATTGCAGCCCCCCCAGCATGACAAGCGTCAATGAAGACCAGCAGTCGTTTCGCCTTAATTCGCGACAATGCAGCCGCTAACACATCCGAGCTAATGGATGTGTTTTCAATGTCAGCGAGGTCGCTATCTACGGTCGCAAGCACGCTGTCCTCATGGCCGGGCCCGCCAACGACGCCACCGTGACCGGAGAAGAAAACGCAGGCCGTGTCATCAGGACCTGCCCGAGCAGCAAGTTCGTCTAAGCCCTTCAATATAGCTGCCCGAGTAGCATATTCGTCCAAGAGAGTGACGACGTTTGCCGGAGCATAAGCACAGTAGTTAGGCGACGACAGCGTTGCGGCCACGTCGTTGACGTCGTTCAGGATCGCAGCGGGTAGGCTGGAGATTTTCTGGTAGTGCGCTACGCCAATAAGAAAGGCGTGGCCTTGAGGATAGCCAGTCGGGGGCATGTTTCAACGATGGTTAGGTGAGGCGTCAGTACCAGCCAACGATATCCGTGTCAGTGGCATATAGGCGAAGTTTTTCGTTCAACGGGAAATCTTGGCACATCACTTTAAGGAGATCGCGCCTACTCGGACGGCCACCGTAACGGATTGAGTTCAACGCGGCGTGCCAACGCGTCGCCCCGTTTTCGGATCGTCCCGGCAGGTCGGAATTTTTGCCTCCTGCGCGTGACCAGAGTTCGCCGCTATCCGGACCGCTTGGATAGAGTTCACGGGCTTCATCTTCAAAGGCTTCCAACTTATCAGCCGCGCTTGGTTTTGAGATTTCAAGCTTCCAACGTGTATAAAAGCTAAGCAAGTCTGCGCACAGCCGTAGCCCTGGCATGAGATCTGGACGATGGTCGGCAAGACGGTCCGAAAGATGTTTGGCCACGCGCTCCCAATGTCGGGACGCCACAAGCGTTCCCAGCCGCTCGGAATCCGTATGAGAAAGAATGCGAACGCTCCTCAAGAGGTTGTTCAGCCATGTGATGAACACCTCTTCGCGGAACGACGGAAGGGCACTGACAATTGAGAGCCGTGCATCAACCGTCACCGATGACCTTTCAAGAACCGACTGCAAGCTCGAACTCGACATGATCACTCGCTCAAGCTCGGCTTCGGGGGGGGGCATCACCGCCCCTTGCGCAGCAAGTTCCAGCCAGCCGGTTGCGGTCGTCTGTAGGTAGTGATCACTCTGCGAAGCGGGCAGAAGCGACCACAGCCGCGCCCGCTCCGGGGTGGCGCTGAGGTCAGCCAAGGGGGTCATTGCAAGCGCCTCGAGTAGGCCGGTGTCGACGGGCCGTCCTTCGGCGAGTTGAGCTACTACGGTGTCGCGAAGACTGATGGCATTGCTAGGTGCGTTCCACAGGGAAGAGTTCTTACCAATCGCAGCGCCCCAGACCTTTTGCTCGGTGATATCGTCGCAGCGGATGTTAGACAGGATCTGAGGGTGGGCAGCGGCCAGGTCTGCGCACAATTCGACCAAGCGCAAGTCCTTATGCGCGAGTGCGCATTCCAACGTCTGGGTAGGACTCGCGTACCGAAGGGCTGACCGCAAACCGGCGCTGTGGCCTGGATCCTTGTCCACCTTGAGCTGCTGACTTGCGGCATCAAGGGGGGGCAGCGTTGACGCCATTACGGCGCCGTACGCGATCAGCCAGCGCTTCTTCAGCAGCGGCGCGAGCAGGGCCGGCGTAGTCGTAACGTGAAGCATTCTGGGAACTTCCGCCGCCAGCCGCTGCTCAACTGCCGCGTCAGCCGGTAGGGTGCCTACGGCCGTGGCGAACGCCACTTGGCTACGCTCGGCCCATCTCCAGACTGCTTGGAAAATGTCGGGCTTGTCTAGACGAGCGGCAGACGATAAGCCGGCCATCACCGCAGCTCGCCACGGCGGCAATGCGAGATCCTCATTAACCGCCGCCACGACCATCTCCATTAAGTCACTGTCGTCCTCTGGCGCAACTCCGAGGTTGCTGACGAGGAGCTCAACGGCCGACCACAGCGATCGCGTGTTGGCAAAACCAGAGAGCGCCAAATTCCTCATTGGCAGTAACTGCTTGCAGCCTGCGCTTGGAATCAAGGCCGTGAACCGACCGAGGAGCTCGTCCTTGACACTTGCGCCGAGCGTCGGCTGATTTGAGAGGCCGTCTGCCAAGCGTATGGCAGTCAGCAGATCATCGAAGCTTTCGCCGCCAGAGCGGAGGCTGTGCAGCCGCTCAAGCCTGCTCAGTTCCTTCAGCGTACTTACTTCAAGGCCCAGATCCTCGGCGAGAGCCAGGATTGGCTTCACGTCACGCTGGCCACAGAGAACCCCTGCGGATTCAGATTCCGAGGTTTGATCGTCAGGCTTGACTACGCAGTGCTTCGTCCAGCGAGCTTGGAGCTGCTCGGGCGTGCATACGAGCGCCGGCGTGGGTTGCTCAACCACGTCGTTCGGACCGAAGCTCAGCCTGAACGCGAAGTTTCGCCTTAAGGCCGGCCAGAGGTTTCTCCACAGTGAATCGACGAGGTGTTCGAATCCCTCGACGCCCAGTCGGACAACTGGAGTTGGTCCTTGGGCTGCTAACGCGTTGGCCGTGCCGATCAGGTCAGGGGCCGGCGCGTGGGTGCTGCCGGCAGTGTCAAGCTCAAGCGTTGCCACCGAACCGGAGCAGTCTGTGGCCGAGGGAGCCAGCCAGCCAAACAACGCGGCCAGGCTCCCAACCTCGCACATATCGTCCAAGCTGACGATGAGCGCGTGAGTCAGCACCATGCCGCCGCGCGACGCGCTTGAATCCAGGAACGTGCGAGCGAGAACGTAGTGATCGTCGATGGGAAAACCGCGAACGAACGGCGACCAAGCCTGGACACCTGGGGGCACTGCATCTGGCAGGTCAAGCTTTGATGCGATGGCCGCGGCTATGGGCACATCCGAACTCGACGCTCGGAGTCCGTGACCGCGGCCTGGGACCTCGCCATAGACGGCCTGCTCGACTCGCATTCGCTCAGGTCCCCTCGGCCATCAAGCGTTGGATCGGCAGGGTAATGTCGTTGTTCTTTACACCGTTGGGTAGAACCACGTAGCCGAACTCTTCGGGGCCGCGGGTTGCGTACTCCAGGTCCGCATCCGTCTTGCTGAGTGCGCGTTCAAGGGCCGACAGGCCAATGACAGTGGGCGATGTCCAATTGCTGCGCACGAACGACCACAGCATTGGCAGTCGAGAGGCAAGGAGGTCAGCCGGCAGCTCAGTCGTTTCAAGCTCATCCCAGCAGCTCAGCAAGACAGTCAGGCGAGGCTTTTGAAGCGGCCGGTCAAGGTGAAAATGTGCCAAGTAGAGCAGCATTTGAAGGAGCTCAACTGTCCTAGCTTGGTCCGACAGCTCGTATGCGGGTGTCTCTTCCTCGGGGGCAACCGCAGCGAATGACTGCAGTGGGCGCGAGAACAGGTCGTCTTCGGACCGAAGCGAATGCAGTCGGATGAGCAACACCCAGTCTGTGGCTTCGAGCACGCGCTCGCGCCAAGCGGCCGGGATCCGGCGCTGCGTGACAAGGTTACGAACCTGTTCGCCGCCGTAGTCCGGCCAAATCAGTTCGGCGTAGTGGCCGGCCTCGTCCGTAATGGGCCAGACGCTCTCGACGTAGATGTTGGCCGGTGTGTGGTCGGTTGATTTTCCTTCAGTCAGGCAACTAAGCGCTGTATTGAACGCCTCTAGGTTCGTTGGAGCGCCAGACATCTTGAGCGCGCACGCCTTGACCATGAGCCGCTTCAAAAACTGGGCCCCGTAATGAGTCTTCCCGACGTTCGACTCGCCGACCAACAAGATGGAGTGTTGAGCAGCCACCAACTATCTCCTACCGGATCGAAATAGCGGGTCGTGACCAGACGCTTCTGTCGTGGGCAAATCTACCTCCGCGCGCTTGGTGCAAAGAATCCAGCCAAATAGCTCGCGGAAGCCTTCTGCAGCGTCGACCTCACCACGGGGGGACACGCTGACAGTGAACTCCGGGACGCTTGATGAGACCGACGCCACCGCTTTTCTAATCTGTGCCTCCATGGCCGGTGCCACTTCTACGTCCCCCTTTGTCCAGACGAGTGCCAGACGCCGTCCGCGAGCCTCGGCCACTGCACGCAGAGCAAGCAACTGAAAGTCGTTTCGAGCGGCCCCCATCTTGGGCCCAGCAAGTGCCTGCCGGTCTGCAATCAGTAGCGTGACGTCTGCGTGTCGGGCAATCCAACGAGCCCCTTCCGCATCGGCTGCCTGCTCGTTGATCGCCCATTTCTGAAACCACTCTCCAGGGGCATCTGCAAAAATAAAGTCGCGTAATGACCCATCCTCACGGCGAAAACCAAGGTGAAGCATGCCGGGGGATCGAGCCGCTCCGCTAGGCGTGTGGGGCGGAAAGCTTGGGGGCAGCCCCGGCTTCCAGCGTAGATAGGTCGCCACCGCTTCCCAACCTGCCAGCGTGTAAGAGTTGCTGAACAAATTGACGTCAGTAGTCAGTGCACCTCGACCCAGCAGCAGATAGAACGCACCGAGAATGGTCGTCTTGCCGGCGCTTTCCGGGCCGACGATACCGACAGTGATGGGCTTGACCTTACCGCTGACGAAGTTGAGGTCTGCCCCTCCCATCGCTAAGCCGCTCCATGGGAGGAGCATTTGGTCGGAATCATCCGATGCGGCTACTTCGCCTTTGCTGCCACACTTCCACTCGGGGCACATATCGAGCCGGATGTGACCAAGCGTGCAGGTGGTGTTGTCGTCCGCGAAACAGTTGGGGTGGGAGCACCGGTTCATTGGAGTCTTACTTCTTCTTTACCCGCTTGGCAGGGCTGTCGCTGGTGGCGCGTGCGGTCTGAAGCTCACGAAATAGGTATGTTCCCCAATCGGACGGAGTCATCTTGGTGGAAGCGTCCACGCCACTGAGGGCGAGTAGGGTCGAAGCGTCGACTGCGCCTGAGTCCTGCGCGTGCCCAATCAACGACAGCAGCGGGCCGCGGCCAACTGGTACAGGCGCGTACTGAGCAGCCAACGCGCGGAAAGGCTGCATGAATGCTTTTGTCCTGGCGTCGCGCACAAGGCTAGCGACGTCACGCTCACCGTTGCTTTGGTCATCATTTTTAGCCGGAAGGCAGCGGATGGTCTCCCGTAGAAAGGCTGATACGCTCGCTGGCGAATAGGTTGGCACTTGTTCATGTAGATCGAGCGCCATCAACGCAGAGGCCTCGAACGGTGACAGGTCAAGGTAGCTCGCATGAGCACTCGGGGAATACAGCGCTTCCTTCCACCAAAGCAGGTTCGTGCGGCGCTGCAAACCTGCCGTCGCGCCGCTGAAGCTGGCCAACGCCTTTTCAACGTGAGATGTGACAGCCTTCGCCAGCGTAGCCAGCGGGCTCGAGAGGTCGACGGGGGCTGGCGCAAGCTCCTCAGCCATCCCATCCAACGTCTCCGCGATGGCGACGCTCATCTTGTTTGCAAATTCTTGCGCCCATTGCTGAGGGTGCTGATGGGGGGAATACTGATTTTTCGGATCAGAACCCCAAGGTCCCGCGGCGGAATGGATTTTCTTCAGAAGGTCACTTTGATCGACAGTAGGTGACTCGTAGTCCGTCGTTGCCACAGGAGCTGGCGGCGTGTACTGCAACGGATCGACCGTAATCATCTCCGGCGTTGCCCACTCGGCCTCGGCGCGTGCATCGACCTTCGTCTCAATTTCGCTGACTGCTTCGCGCCAAATCTCAGCTTCGTCGGACGTTTCGGAGTAGGCCAGCGCATTGCGCGCCGTGTTGACGAAGGCCACCGCAATCGCGTCGTCCGAACGAGCCGCCTGGATGACCGCGTCTAGCAGGATGGCTCGCAAAATGCCAACGGGACGCCCTGAAAAGGCGTTTGCCACAGTCTCCCATTGCTTGCGGAGAGAGGCCATCGCCTCCTCTACAGTTGGATCTGTGGCTGCAACATTGGGGTCGGCCGCCACCATCGTGAAGCTGGCGGTCTTCGAGGGCGTCTTTCGAAGAGTGGCTGCCAGGTCTTTTGCTGTGAGCCGGAGCTTCTCGAGTTTTGTGTCATCGCCTTTGAGGTCGATGGTTCCGACCTCAAGAAACTTCAACAGAAATTCTTGTTCCACCCCTAGCCTCCCGACCAATGTTGTGATGTTGCGAAATGATAATTGTATTTATTCTACACATCCTGCCCGCGCACTGTTCGCTCTATCTCGGCGAGGTATTTGTAATTTTATACGGTTGACATCAGCGTTAATTGCCAGCGCCGTGGAACAGGAGGAGCGCGGTAGTTCAGGGGAGGAGGCTCGCGTTCGCTATTGATCCGGCCAGCTTAAGTTTGAATTTTCAAGCGGCATATTTGACACGCGGATCTTGGAAGAAGCTTTTGACCCGCTCGGGTGATTGTTCGAGTTTGACCATGTGTTCGGTAGCGGCGAGTTTCAATTTGGCCTTGGTGCGCACCGGCACTTTCGTCCCGATGGCATGCTTGAGGTCGGCATTGAGACGCTCCTCAGGGTTCAGCTCCGGGCTATAGCTGGGCAGGTAGAACAGTTCGATCTTGTCCTGACGTTCAGCGGCCCATGCCTTGACCGGTTTGCTGTGATGGACCCGCAAATTGTCGAGAATCAAGAACACCTTCTTGCCGGCATCCTTGATCAGCGCGTCAAGGAATTCGATCAGCTTGTCGGAGTTGAACGCCTCGTCAATGATCATCCAACGTGTTTTGCCCTGATTGGTCACCGTCGCAATCATCGACAGCTTCTGCCGCGTACCGCCTACCGTGTAGGTGACCGGCGTCTTGCCTGCCGGTGCGTAGCAGCGACCGCGTACATCGGTATTGACCAAGGCAGTTTCATCGCCCCAGTGAATCTCGCCGCCTTCCGCCTTGGCACGCTTCTCTATTTCCGGGTATTGCTCATTGAGCCAGGCTTGCACGGCTTCCGGTCGTTGCTCGTAGGCCTTCTTGATCGGCTTCTGGGGGTGAAGCCCCAGCGCGACAGATAGTTGCCGACACCGCGTACCGATAGTTTGATGCCATATTCCCGTTCGATCAGTTGCATGACCGCAGCACGATTCCAAAGCGCAAATTCCATCTTCAGTTGCTCGGGGCGCTTGTCACAAATGATCTTTCGGATCGCCTCCTCTTGCTCCTCTGTCAGCGTCCGCCCTTGACCTGCACGTTTGCCTCGCTTGGTCGGCTTGAGGGCAGCAAGGCCACCTTCTTCATACCGATCAATCGCAGACCGAACTG
It includes:
- a CDS encoding CHAT domain-containing protein, translated to MDLFLLNGFVADQALVVARRGPDTAVTKLDLAHAELQEFIDFTERIEQVALGGARPTVAELDDIGTRLFDHIFQGEVLRLYNRVPTVNFSIQIATDDPKVQRIPWEFIRPHDRLAVPHRDRCVVRVLPICAPADPAPAKSLKKLKVLLAVADPIDQAGVTWHDVESSIRRAFEAQTEGLATLKVIPGATSRALRKALEEQSYDVFHFLGHGCIVGGEGRLVLVDVATKKSDFMTARQVASALSGQNLRLVILSACLSGAGDIRDDFGPVANALISSGILAVVANQTSIPTKSVAPFVGALYQRLLRDGNIDAAVMSGRVALQDELRKTIPLNSAVVEWGIPALYRLPGGAQLFTPRGEV
- a CDS encoding caspase family protein; translation: MPPTGYPQGHAFLIGVAHYQKISSLPAAILNDVNDVAATLSSPNYCAYAPANVVTLLDEYATRAAILKGLDELAARAGPDDTACVFFSGHGGVVGGPGHEDSVLATVDSDLADIENTSISSDVLAAALSRIKAKRLLVFIDACHAGGAAISKSLSDGKGHNLKSGYSPNTFAKLAVGSGRALMASCRADEESAVFNGARNSVFSTALLAGLRGAADKSASGFIKVFDLFNYVSEEVPKLIPDDQHPIFKADNLEGNFAVALSQGGKKSPNSPETTPTVQEEDSWLVLEKLLVDLYPFGPRDQEVWSRAGGDLSRLQFRPTGQAAWHAALRTLKQGGGGRSINFGSLLRTAKEDFSNHPQLSMLHVP